A DNA window from Helianthus annuus cultivar XRQ/B chromosome 15, HanXRQr2.0-SUNRISE, whole genome shotgun sequence contains the following coding sequences:
- the LOC110914024 gene encoding uncharacterized protein LOC110914024 → MPLRRNNNMPLDEVYERELEQRLMARVDERLDQVVDQLTDRMGDLINRRRQRPNDGYGSELSNPFGDDSTSDDEREGQPRGERGGGNRRWDSGIRVDIPKFDGSSLNPEGFIDWLAIVEEVFEYKEVPENKRVALIATRLRGRASAWWQQLKLTQNRLGKSRIVTWAKMKKCLRSNFLPHNFQRLMYQRLQNLKQGAKSVDDYTTEFYQLIARNDIQEPEEQLVSRYIGGLRVQIMEAVNLFDPLTIPEAHPRALAFEKQNRRVGGSFTPAGGNVGSGSGAPRGGPSQGKPRGSNTEPTSKGASSSGPRCFNCGETGHRQAECKKAGKRHLFAKSEDDQYEEYENNPVYDEETEYEEEVVTGDVGVNLVVRRSCYTPKADGDDWLKHNIFHSTCTILGKVCTFVIDSGSCDNLISEEAVQKLALMTESHPKPYKLQWLKKGGEVTVSKRALVSISIGSTYKDDVVCDVVPMDVCHLLLGRPWEYERNIEHNGRSNTYSFLFGGVKITLVPSKPKQLAMKQSGTLLTISQFQDELEEADNVFILIGKPVAEEVDIPECMVPLFE, encoded by the coding sequence atgccTCTGAGGAGAAACAACAACATGCCTCTCGATGAAGTGTATGAACGAGAGTTGGAGCAGCGACTTATGGCGAGAGTGGATGAGCGGTTGGATCAAGTGGTCGATCAGTTGACTGACCGGATGGGCGACTTGATCAATCGAAGGAGGCAGAGACCCAATGACGGGTATGGTTCTGAACTTAGTAACCCATTTGGTGATGATTCGACTTCCGATGACGAACGGGAGGGGCAACCAAGGGGTGAACGTGGAGGGGGTAACAGGcgttgggattctgggataagaGTTGATATTCCGAAATTTGATGGGTCTAGTTTGAATCCGGAGGGGTTCATCGATTGGTTGGCTATCGTAGAGGAGGTGTTCGAGTACAAGGAGGTGCCTGAAAACAAGCGGGTGGCCTTGATCGCTACCAGACTACGTGGTAGGGCCTCTGCGTGGTGGCAACAATTAAAATTAACACAGAATAGACTCGGGAAGTCAAGGATCGTGACGTGGGCCAAGATGAAAAAGTGCCTGCGGTCCAATTTTTTGCCTCATAATTTTCAAAGGTTGATGTACCAGCGTCTGCAGAATTTGAAACAGGGGGCTAAATCGGTTGATGATTATACAACGGAGTTTTACCAGTTGATTGCGAGGAATGATATTCAAGAACCGGAGGAACAACTTGTTTCTCGGTATATTGGGGGTCTAAGGGTTCAGATCATGGAGGCCGTGAATCTTTTTGATCCGTTAACCATTCCTGAGGCACATCCACGGGCGTTGGCCTTTGAGAAGCAAAACCGTCGGGTGGGCGGTTCATTTACCCCCGCTGGGGGAAACGTTGGGTCAGGCAGTGGGGCACCTCGTGGCGGGCCTAGTCAGGGGAAGCCGAGGGGTAGTAATACCGAGCCTACTTCTAAGGGGGCTAGTAGTAGTGGTCcgagatgtttcaattgtggtgaaacaGGCCATCGTCAAGCTGAGTGCAAAAAGGCTGGTAAAAGACACTTATTTGCTAAGTCTGAGGATGATCAGTATGAAGAGTATGAGAATAACCCAGTCTACGATGAAGAAACTGAATATGAAGAGGAGGTTGTGACCGGTGATGTTGGGGTGAATTTGGTGGTTAGACGTTCTTGCTATACACCAAAGGCAGATGGGGATGACTGGCTGAAGCATAACATCTTCCACTCAACATGTACTATTTTGGGAAAGGTTTGCACGTTCGTCATCGATTCCGGGAGTTGTGACAATCTGATTTCTGAAGAGGCAGTCCAAAAGTTGGCCTTGATGACAGAGAGTCACCCGAAACCGTACAAGCTTCAATGGCTGAAAAAGGGAGGTGAAGTGACGGTATCTAAAAGGGCACTTGTTTCAATTTCCATTGGGTCCACGTACAAGGATGATGTCGTGTGTGATGTGGTCCCTATGGACGTGTGTCACTTATTGTTGGGCAGGCCTTGGGAGTACGAGCGTAATATAGAACATAACGGGCGGTCCAATACGTATAGTTTCCTGTTTGGTGGTGTGAAGATCACTCTTGTTCCTAGCAAGCCTAAGCAGTTAGCCATGAAACAGTCGGGTACTCTGTTGACCATTAGTCAGTTTCAAGATGAGTTGGAGGAAGCAGACAACGTTTTTATTTTGATTGGGAAGCCTGTGGCCGAGGAAGTCGACATTCCTGAATGTATGGTTCCGTTATTCGAGTAG